One segment of bacterium DNA contains the following:
- a CDS encoding right-handed parallel beta-helix repeat-containing protein, translated as MTLEPGCVVKFNFNTGLRVNGTLIAPGTAEHGIVFTSRDDDTLGEILPSSDGVPTPGDWDGVQLYGYVGNQGSATLDHVLLRHGVGSAAAYQGGLYCYYSDWATIQDCVFERCLGNGVRAYNCGPVFRRCRFQDNGAHGLAGSNGGRVEAWDCTFTGNTQYAAWLSGVNPASYGGNSGSGNGTDVLAVSGSLSGSARWQIQAPGFALGLLGGVSVPVADTLTLDAGVVVKCLAGSSLTMNGVLRLLGTSDSPVVLTSIHDDSWAGDSNNNGAGTAPAPGDWLGIDAYGYLSNRGVLEAEHCRVRYGGNAASAWDANVRTSYSDQATFRHSISEFSATAGYKANNCGALLEHSTFRGNLGHGVEGGSGNQISAMDCQFIDNGGHGAWLAAGSLPSLGGNGGSGNGVNGFGLSGGTGGSIHWSANQPGFPYVLTGALTVSTSDSLTIGPGTVIKGAPGSSLTASGALLLRGEEGGAIVFTSLKDDDWGGDTNMDGAATAPAPGDWRGIDTYGYLSSRGILEADHCLLRYGGDAASSFDANLHFNYSDTGNLRHCAIEHSATAGVRVHSATPRIEHCTFHGNLGSGVVSTTSGVPDIIACTFTGHPGYAGQLTGALAACRAWALDGIRAQIEAGFSEFSQGILVVCSRKLRKIRTDWGDEDRQVAKSDRLLGSFSGNGGSGNGINGLSLSGTVANQVWGECLGSFAYVLTGTVTVSAPDTLRLEAGAQVKGGAGQQLRAEGVLIATGTPEAPVRMTSLTDDEWGGDTNGDGDATTALPGDWYGLNAHGYLSLNGELWLEHCQVRYGGSGSNAANILLAYSDRAELRHCLVERSSSSGIRCFISSPDISHSRIVDNSYTGLRIESGQPRFGAADHSARGYNTFLGNGGGAGFQVRNETSNTIEGCYNDWGVYTAAAIDALIYDDNEASSRGPVIFDPFIIDAPPSRITLIRADPLAGTVLVCWRPVKEALGYRVYSGMTAYELTLDESGQFDDASWTAPWPGNKRFYQVRVLTE; from the coding sequence TTGACCCTGGAACCCGGCTGCGTCGTCAAGTTCAATTTCAACACGGGCTTGCGCGTCAACGGCACCTTGATCGCCCCCGGCACGGCGGAGCACGGCATTGTCTTCACCAGCCGCGACGACGACACGCTGGGCGAGATCCTCCCTTCGTCGGACGGAGTGCCGACCCCGGGGGATTGGGACGGTGTCCAGCTCTACGGCTACGTGGGCAATCAGGGCAGCGCGACGCTGGACCATGTGCTGCTGCGCCACGGGGTAGGCAGCGCCGCCGCCTACCAGGGCGGCCTCTACTGCTACTACAGCGACTGGGCCACAATCCAGGACTGCGTGTTCGAGCGCTGCCTGGGCAACGGTGTGCGCGCCTACAACTGCGGCCCGGTGTTCCGTCGCTGCCGGTTCCAGGACAACGGCGCCCACGGCCTGGCCGGCTCCAATGGCGGCCGGGTGGAGGCCTGGGATTGCACCTTCACCGGCAACACCCAGTACGCAGCCTGGTTGAGCGGCGTCAATCCCGCCTCTTATGGCGGCAACAGCGGCAGCGGCAATGGGACCGACGTCCTTGCTGTGAGCGGCAGCCTCAGCGGGTCCGCCCGCTGGCAGATCCAGGCTCCCGGATTCGCCCTGGGTCTGCTGGGAGGAGTGAGCGTCCCCGTGGCCGACACCCTGACACTGGATGCCGGTGTGGTGGTCAAGTGCCTGGCCGGCAGTTCCCTCACCATGAACGGCGTGCTGCGCCTGCTGGGAACGAGTGACAGCCCGGTGGTACTCACCTCCATCCATGACGACAGCTGGGCGGGGGATTCCAACAACAACGGCGCGGGCACGGCGCCGGCGCCCGGCGACTGGCTCGGCATTGATGCCTACGGCTACCTGTCCAATCGCGGGGTGTTGGAGGCCGAACATTGCCGGGTGCGCTACGGCGGCAACGCCGCCAGCGCCTGGGACGCCAACGTGCGCACGAGCTACTCCGACCAGGCCACCTTCCGCCACAGCATCAGCGAATTCAGCGCCACGGCGGGATACAAGGCGAACAACTGCGGCGCGCTGCTGGAGCACAGCACCTTTCGCGGCAACCTGGGTCATGGCGTGGAGGGCGGCAGCGGCAACCAGATCAGCGCCATGGACTGCCAGTTCATCGACAATGGCGGCCACGGCGCCTGGCTGGCGGCTGGCTCCTTGCCGTCCCTGGGAGGCAACGGCGGCAGCGGCAATGGCGTCAACGGCTTCGGACTCAGCGGCGGCACGGGCGGCTCCATCCATTGGTCCGCCAATCAGCCGGGCTTCCCATATGTCCTCACGGGCGCCCTGACGGTCTCCACGAGTGATTCCTTGACCATCGGCCCAGGAACGGTCATCAAGGGCGCTCCCGGCTCGTCCCTGACGGCCAGCGGCGCCCTCCTGCTCCGCGGCGAGGAGGGCGGAGCCATCGTCTTCACCTCCCTCAAGGACGACGACTGGGGCGGTGACACCAACATGGACGGGGCGGCCACCGCGCCGGCCCCGGGGGACTGGCGCGGCATCGACACCTACGGCTACTTGTCCAGTCGGGGCATCCTCGAGGCCGACCACTGCCTGCTGCGCTACGGCGGGGACGCCGCCAGCTCCTTCGACGCCAACCTGCACTTCAACTACTCGGACACGGGCAATCTTCGCCACTGCGCCATCGAGCACAGCGCCACCGCCGGGGTGCGAGTCCACTCCGCGACCCCCCGCATCGAGCATTGCACCTTCCATGGCAACCTGGGGTCGGGGGTGGTGTCGACCACCAGCGGCGTGCCTGATATCATCGCCTGCACCTTCACCGGGCATCCGGGCTATGCCGGCCAGCTGACCGGAGCGCTAGCAGCCTGTCGGGCTTGGGCCTTGGATGGGATTCGCGCCCAAATTGAGGCCGGTTTTTCGGAATTTTCGCAGGGCATACTGGTGGTCTGTTCAAGAAAATTGCGGAAAATCCGGACCGATTGGGGCGATGAAGACCGCCAAGTGGCCAAGTCCGACAGGCTGCTAGGTTCTTTCAGCGGCAATGGCGGCAGCGGCAACGGCATCAACGGCCTGAGTCTTAGCGGCACGGTGGCCAACCAGGTCTGGGGCGAGTGCCTGGGAAGCTTCGCCTATGTCCTCACGGGCACGGTGACCGTGTCCGCCCCCGACACCCTGCGTCTGGAAGCCGGCGCCCAGGTGAAGGGCGGGGCGGGCCAGCAGCTGCGCGCCGAGGGCGTGCTGATCGCCACCGGCACGCCCGAGGCGCCGGTTCGAATGACCTCCCTCACGGACGATGAGTGGGGCGGCGACACCAACGGCGACGGCGACGCCACGACCGCGCTGCCCGGGGATTGGTATGGATTGAATGCCCATGGCTACCTGAGCTTGAATGGAGAATTGTGGCTGGAACACTGCCAGGTGCGCTACGGCGGCAGCGGCAGCAACGCCGCCAACATCCTGCTGGCCTACTCCGACCGGGCTGAGCTGCGTCATTGCCTGGTCGAACGCAGCTCAAGTTCCGGCATTCGCTGCTTCATCTCCAGTCCCGACATCAGCCACAGCCGCATCGTGGACAACTCCTACACCGGCTTGCGCATCGAAAGCGGTCAGCCACGCTTCGGGGCCGCGGACCACAGCGCCAGAGGCTACAACACCTTCCTGGGCAACGGCGGCGGCGCCGGTTTCCAGGTGCGCAACGAAACCAGCAACACGATCGAGGGCTGCTACAACGACTGGGGCGTCTACACGGCGGCGGCCATCGACGCGCTGATCTACGATGACAACGAGGCATCCAGCCGCGGTCCCGTCATCTTCGACCCCTTCATCATCGACGCGCCGCCCAGCCGCATCACGCTCATCCGCGCCGACCCGCTGGCGGGCACCGTGCTGGTCTGCTGGAGGCCCGTCAAGGAGGCCCT